A stretch of Desulfotalea psychrophila LSv54 DNA encodes these proteins:
- the sucD gene encoding succinate--CoA ligase subunit alpha: protein MSIFVNSKTRLLVQGITGQEGQFHTRQCINYGTQVVAGVTPGKGGQMMDSIPIYNTVREARQISAANASMIMVPPPFAADAILEAADAGIELIICITEGIPIIDMLRVKNYLATTTSRLIGPNCPGIITPGECKIGIMPAKIHTPGGPMGVVSRSGTLTYEVVHQLTGVGLGQTTCVGIGGDPINGTGFIDCLKAFNADAETEAVVMVGEIGGQAEEEAAAWVKAHMKKPVIGFIAGLTAPPGRRMGHAGAIVSGGQGAAATKIMAMRDAGIHISENLGTLGMLARQVLDPDSK from the coding sequence ATGAGTATATTCGTAAACAGCAAGACCCGCCTCCTGGTACAGGGAATCACCGGCCAGGAAGGCCAGTTTCATACCCGCCAGTGTATCAATTACGGTACCCAGGTCGTTGCAGGTGTCACTCCCGGCAAGGGAGGGCAGATGATGGATTCTATCCCCATCTACAACACGGTAAGAGAGGCACGGCAGATCTCAGCGGCCAATGCATCCATGATCATGGTGCCACCACCATTTGCCGCAGACGCCATCCTTGAGGCAGCAGATGCGGGCATAGAGCTCATCATCTGTATCACCGAGGGTATTCCTATTATAGATATGCTCCGGGTAAAAAATTATCTGGCCACGACTACAAGTAGGCTCATTGGCCCCAACTGCCCCGGCATCATCACCCCGGGAGAGTGCAAGATAGGTATCATGCCGGCGAAAATCCATACCCCGGGCGGCCCGATGGGCGTAGTCTCCCGCTCCGGCACCCTTACCTACGAAGTTGTCCATCAACTCACAGGCGTCGGCCTCGGCCAGACAACCTGCGTGGGAATCGGCGGAGATCCTATTAACGGCACGGGCTTTATTGACTGCCTCAAGGCCTTTAATGCCGATGCAGAAACCGAGGCGGTGGTCATGGTGGGTGAAATTGGCGGCCAGGCAGAGGAAGAGGCCGCGGCCTGGGTCAAGGCCCATATGAAAAAACCAGTGATTGGATTTATTGCAGGCCTTACGGCCCCTCCCGGCCGGAGAATGGGCCACGCCGGAGCCATTGTCAGCGGAGGGCAGGGTGCTGCGGCTACCAAGATTATGGCAATGCGGGATGCCGGCATCCATATCTCAGAAAATCTTGGCACCCTGGGTATGCTTGCCCGGCAGGTCCTCGACCCAGACAGCAAGTAA
- a CDS encoding glycerophosphodiester phosphodiesterase family protein, with the protein MLCRLIFTALLILLCHQPLLAAETHQDSSQTGQAEPRKRVIISTATENNLLGSISEASIALMAMQESDYIRLPLTLSADNQLIVANNISLSETNAKALFPQKTQDGNFYINDFTVQELRQLSFSGENRGVVLGTTLERALTIVEAVSQKQKRQMGISLEPRKPWFYRSKGKDICASLIESLSQYDLAGSRIMIQSYDPDELERIKKELLPRYQLNVPLILLMGVNGGEEAKEYDFGAWKAYNYDWLFTSTGLRFIASFAEGIAFDQGQLLNGKRQLLNYCKRGSTYGLHLFAMEGGDELKEYLESEQNQKLFDGIYTNRPDQYKSPRQSEEEQISPATSGDQTSPTIVSSQLYIPSTPASEEKL; encoded by the coding sequence ATGCTTTGTCGTCTCATTTTCACAGCCCTTCTTATCCTCCTCTGCCATCAACCTCTACTGGCCGCAGAAACCCACCAGGACAGCAGCCAGACCGGCCAAGCTGAACCAAGAAAGAGAGTTATTATCAGCACAGCCACCGAGAATAATCTGCTTGGATCAATCTCCGAGGCAAGCATTGCCCTGATGGCAATGCAGGAGAGTGATTATATCAGACTTCCACTGACTCTGAGTGCCGACAATCAACTGATTGTGGCAAATAATATTAGCCTGTCAGAAACCAATGCCAAAGCCCTCTTTCCACAAAAGACGCAGGACGGCAACTTCTATATCAACGACTTCACCGTCCAGGAACTTCGCCAACTCTCCTTCTCAGGAGAGAACAGAGGCGTGGTGCTTGGCACAACCCTGGAAAGAGCCCTCACCATTGTCGAGGCTGTGTCCCAAAAACAGAAGAGGCAGATGGGTATCTCCCTTGAACCGCGCAAACCCTGGTTTTACAGAAGCAAGGGCAAGGATATCTGCGCCTCCCTTATCGAAAGCCTCAGCCAGTACGATTTAGCGGGGAGCAGAATCATGATCCAATCCTATGATCCCGATGAGTTGGAACGGATCAAAAAGGAACTTCTACCCCGCTATCAACTGAATGTGCCCCTCATCCTCCTCATGGGCGTCAATGGTGGTGAGGAAGCCAAGGAGTATGACTTTGGGGCGTGGAAAGCATACAACTATGACTGGCTCTTCACCAGTACTGGCCTGCGCTTCATCGCCTCCTTTGCCGAAGGAATCGCCTTTGATCAGGGCCAACTCTTAAACGGCAAAAGGCAACTGCTCAACTATTGTAAACGGGGCAGCACCTATGGCCTTCACCTCTTTGCCATGGAAGGCGGCGATGAGCTCAAGGAATACCTCGAAAGCGAACAGAACCAAAAATTATTTGACGGTATCTATACCAATAGACCTGACCAGTACAAATCCCCCAGACAATCAGAAGAGGAACAGATTTCTCCTGCCACCTCTGGAGATCAAACCAGCCCTACAATCGTTTCTTCACAGCTCTATATCCCATCAACCCCAGCATCGGAAGAAAAGCTATGA
- the mfd gene encoding transcription-repair coupling factor, with protein sequence MTTTNIFAQIDKKKAITLSGLRGSSTALLAAQLAKNSSCCCIVPDDHLIPIVVQNLQLFSEKTILSYPSHEIPPYTALSPDQKVTATRLASLYQAANSEHPTIIVTSIEALLRRVIPKELLSARVELIMAGEDCDRDGLITSLLLLGYDKVSLTKNVGDFAVRGGIIDIYPPAFALENGQLHEGPLRLDFFGDTVESLRTFDPVSQRSTGKLEEAILLPTRDFIIDTSAKKSLQEIGTALQTRADKYSWNEELTQTMLEKINTGQGIAGIESFLPLFFPGKNLSSLFDFLTEDTTMVLMDSFAIQQSMRMSYQRIEQNYLEVQGAGTPALPPKEIFLSPEEIKEKLSSFRQVRLSDIVSEQDNATSYNTQSHGLLKQEIARRRAKEGILVPLIERIRQWQEEGHRIVICCRSEKHTKNLAEMLERHHFNISVVPSPLSLPDLQKRAEQREILLCDHPLSEGFSLPEQGWDIISESELFGQMRLGSKKSKSKKWAEPIEFTELNEGDIVVHRDHGLGIYRGLNAIRIQEITNDFMSIEYRDDDKLYVPVDRLNLVSRYQGISDREPRIDKLGSQNWRNTTKKVKEEVWKVAHELLEIYAKRELKAGRAFAPPGQLYQELEESFPFDETAGQLAAINSVLDDLTDANPMDRLVCGDVGYGKTEVAIRGAFKVVEDGAQAAILVPTTVLAEQHLKTFRERLQNFPLRIECLNRFRTAKEQREIVKDLAAGKIDIVIGTHRLLSKDVQFKDLGLLIIDEEHRFGVAHKERLRKMRAEVDILTLTATPIPRTLQMSLLSIRDLSVISSPPEQRRPVKTFVAEDDDLVIKEAISRELRRKGQTFFVHNRVKSIYQIANKIEKLVPDARIAVAHGQMDTKELENIMVSFVNKEVDVLVATTIIESGLDIPSANTMIINRADNLGLAEMYQLRGRVGRSSTQSFAYLLVPSLDSISKDSRERLRALMECNELGGGFKLAMNDLQIRGGGNLLGISQSGNIAAIGYDLYLDLLQKTVADLKAQKLSQEEQGIYDDLDPEINLQHSAFIPSNYITDIDQRYIVYRRIAAMSRGMADFADIRDELSDRYGRIPAETETLLKMIEVKRELIELRVTKLERGRGNIVLTFQDDTPVQPVKLIAFIAESKATKKQAAPKLTQDGRLIVFMHSEEKDVFKTIGATLIKLHSMIGKKAER encoded by the coding sequence ATGACGACAACAAACATTTTTGCCCAAATTGACAAAAAAAAAGCAATTACCCTCTCGGGGCTCAGGGGGAGCAGCACAGCCCTCCTGGCAGCTCAGCTGGCAAAAAATTCAAGTTGTTGCTGTATTGTCCCGGATGACCATCTCATCCCCATCGTCGTGCAAAACCTGCAGCTCTTCTCTGAAAAAACCATCCTCAGCTACCCAAGTCACGAAATACCACCCTACACGGCTCTCTCCCCCGACCAGAAGGTGACAGCAACACGACTGGCAAGTCTCTATCAGGCGGCAAACAGTGAACACCCCACCATCATTGTCACCTCCATCGAAGCCCTGCTTCGCCGGGTCATCCCCAAAGAGCTCCTCTCAGCCCGGGTCGAACTCATCATGGCTGGCGAAGATTGTGACCGGGACGGCTTAATCACCAGCCTTCTTCTCCTCGGTTACGACAAGGTCTCCTTGACAAAAAACGTAGGTGACTTCGCTGTTCGCGGTGGAATCATTGACATATACCCACCAGCCTTTGCCCTGGAGAATGGACAGCTCCATGAGGGCCCTCTCCGTCTTGATTTTTTTGGTGATACGGTGGAGTCACTTCGCACCTTCGACCCGGTCAGCCAACGCTCCACGGGCAAACTCGAAGAGGCCATCCTCCTCCCCACCAGAGATTTCATCATTGACACCTCTGCCAAAAAGTCTCTACAGGAGATCGGTACGGCCCTACAAACACGGGCAGATAAGTACAGTTGGAACGAAGAGCTGACCCAGACCATGCTGGAAAAGATCAACACCGGCCAGGGTATTGCCGGAATTGAGTCCTTTCTTCCCCTCTTTTTCCCGGGTAAAAACCTCTCCTCGCTTTTCGACTTCCTGACAGAAGACACCACCATGGTACTCATGGATAGCTTTGCCATCCAGCAGAGCATGAGAATGAGCTACCAACGAATAGAACAAAACTACCTCGAAGTACAGGGCGCTGGCACCCCTGCCCTGCCACCCAAAGAAATATTCCTCTCACCGGAGGAGATAAAAGAAAAGCTCTCCTCCTTTAGACAGGTGCGGCTCTCTGATATCGTCAGTGAACAGGACAATGCCACGAGCTACAATACCCAGAGCCACGGCCTCCTTAAGCAGGAGATCGCCCGCAGGAGGGCCAAAGAAGGTATACTTGTACCGCTCATCGAAAGGATCAGGCAATGGCAGGAGGAGGGACATCGCATTGTCATCTGCTGTCGCTCGGAAAAGCATACAAAAAATCTGGCAGAGATGCTGGAGAGGCACCACTTTAATATTTCCGTGGTACCAAGCCCCCTCTCTCTGCCAGATCTGCAGAAGCGGGCCGAACAGAGAGAGATCCTCCTCTGTGACCACCCGCTCTCCGAGGGATTTTCCCTACCCGAACAAGGCTGGGATATTATTTCCGAGAGCGAACTCTTTGGCCAGATGCGCCTTGGCTCCAAGAAGTCCAAAAGCAAAAAGTGGGCAGAACCCATTGAGTTTACAGAGCTCAATGAGGGTGACATTGTAGTTCATAGAGATCATGGTCTCGGCATATATCGAGGTCTTAATGCCATCCGAATCCAAGAGATTACCAATGATTTTATGAGCATTGAGTACCGAGACGATGACAAGCTCTATGTTCCCGTCGACCGTCTCAATCTGGTCAGTCGCTATCAGGGCATCTCCGACAGGGAGCCCCGCATCGACAAGCTCGGTAGCCAAAACTGGCGAAACACCACCAAAAAGGTCAAGGAAGAGGTATGGAAGGTCGCTCATGAGCTGCTTGAAATATACGCAAAAAGAGAACTTAAAGCAGGACGGGCATTTGCCCCTCCGGGCCAACTCTATCAGGAACTCGAAGAGTCTTTCCCCTTTGATGAGACTGCCGGTCAGCTAGCGGCCATCAACAGTGTGCTAGATGACCTTACCGATGCAAACCCAATGGATCGCCTTGTCTGTGGTGATGTGGGTTATGGTAAAACCGAAGTTGCCATCCGTGGAGCCTTCAAGGTCGTGGAAGATGGCGCCCAGGCGGCCATACTGGTACCCACCACCGTCCTTGCCGAACAGCATCTCAAAACCTTTCGTGAACGACTACAGAATTTCCCTCTGCGTATCGAGTGTCTGAATCGATTCCGCACGGCCAAGGAACAACGGGAGATTGTCAAGGATCTGGCTGCGGGAAAAATTGATATTGTCATAGGCACCCACCGGCTCCTCTCAAAGGACGTCCAATTTAAAGATCTCGGCCTTCTCATTATTGATGAGGAGCATCGCTTCGGGGTGGCCCATAAGGAGAGACTGCGTAAGATGCGGGCCGAGGTAGACATCCTCACCCTGACGGCAACCCCCATTCCCCGGACCCTGCAGATGTCTCTACTCTCCATCCGTGATCTCTCCGTTATATCCAGTCCTCCGGAACAGCGCCGGCCGGTCAAGACCTTTGTCGCCGAGGACGATGATCTGGTCATCAAGGAGGCTATTAGCCGGGAGCTGCGGCGTAAGGGCCAGACATTCTTTGTCCATAACCGGGTAAAATCTATCTACCAGATAGCAAATAAAATTGAAAAGTTAGTCCCAGATGCCCGCATTGCCGTGGCCCATGGCCAGATGGACACCAAGGAACTGGAAAATATCATGGTCTCCTTTGTCAATAAGGAGGTCGATGTCCTGGTGGCCACCACCATCATCGAGTCTGGTCTTGATATTCCTTCGGCCAATACCATGATCATCAACCGGGCCGATAACCTCGGTCTGGCAGAGATGTATCAGCTCCGGGGCCGAGTCGGCAGGTCCTCCACCCAATCCTTTGCCTACCTCCTCGTCCCCTCCCTCGATTCAATCAGCAAAGATTCACGGGAGAGACTGCGGGCCCTGATGGAGTGCAATGAGCTCGGTGGCGGTTTCAAACTGGCCATGAACGACCTGCAAATCCGTGGTGGCGGCAACCTCTTGGGAATCTCCCAAAGTGGTAATATTGCAGCCATTGGTTACGACCTTTATCTGGATCTACTACAGAAGACCGTGGCCGACCTCAAGGCCCAAAAACTCTCACAGGAAGAGCAGGGCATCTACGATGACCTCGACCCGGAGATAAATCTCCAACACTCAGCCTTTATCCCCAGTAACTATATCACCGATATAGACCAACGCTATATCGTCTACAGGCGCATTGCCGCCATGTCACGAGGGATGGCTGACTTTGCCGACATCCGGGACGAACTCAGCGATCGCTACGGAAGGATCCCCGCTGAAACCGAGACCCTGCTGAAGATGATCGAGGTAAAGAGAGAACTCATTGAACTCCGGGTAACAAAACTTGAACGGGGCAGGGGCAATATTGTCCTCACCTTCCAAGATGACACCCCGGTACAACCGGTAAAACTGATAGCATTTATCGCAGAATCCAAGGCCACTAAGAAACAGGCTGCACCCAAGTTGACTCAAGACGGTCGACTCATTGTCTTTATGCACAGTGAAGAGAAGGACGTCTTTAAAACCATCGGCGCAACCCTTATCAAATTACATTCCATGATAGGAAAAAAGGCAGAGAGATGA
- a CDS encoding HAD-IA family hydrolase — translation MNRQIHPNFSWEDIETVLLDMDGTLLDKYFDDAFWCNHVPKRYGEKNGISYEQAHEHLFKYYRAATGSLAWTDMDHWARTFGLDIFALKHELSHLIGELPDALDFLQALRTMGKKIILVTNCHPKALALKFSLTAIEDYFDEMTCAIELQSSKEEDIFWLRLAEKHSFKKASTLFIDDNHRVLQVAENFGLHHLVAIAKPSSQEDCCYSKTFPSVASLAELIAKE, via the coding sequence ATGAACAGACAGATTCACCCCAATTTTTCCTGGGAGGATATAGAGACCGTCCTCCTCGATATGGACGGCACCCTTCTGGACAAGTATTTCGACGATGCTTTCTGGTGCAACCACGTACCAAAGAGGTACGGAGAGAAAAACGGTATCAGTTACGAACAGGCCCATGAGCATCTGTTCAAATACTATCGAGCGGCAACGGGAAGTCTTGCCTGGACTGATATGGATCACTGGGCCCGCACCTTCGGCCTTGATATCTTTGCCCTTAAGCATGAGCTCTCTCACCTTATCGGCGAACTGCCGGATGCCCTTGATTTTCTTCAGGCCCTACGAACAATGGGAAAAAAGATTATCCTGGTCACCAACTGTCACCCCAAGGCCCTCGCCCTCAAATTCTCCCTTACCGCAATAGAAGACTATTTTGATGAGATGACCTGCGCCATCGAACTGCAATCCTCTAAGGAAGAGGATATTTTTTGGCTACGACTGGCGGAGAAACACTCCTTCAAAAAAGCCAGCACCCTCTTTATCGATGACAACCACAGAGTACTTCAGGTCGCTGAAAACTTTGGACTGCATCACCTGGTGGCCATTGCCAAGCCAAGTTCTCAGGAAGATTGCTGTTATTCTAAAACATTTCCATCTGTTGCCAGCCTGGCAGAGCTTATAGCAAAAGAGTAA
- the sucC gene encoding ADP-forming succinate--CoA ligase subunit beta, which produces MKIHEYQAKQLFRKYSIPVPEGLLCTNLQEVKTALKSLQLPIAVKAQIHAGGRGKGGGVKLGKTATEVVQYADDILGMSLVTAQTGPSGRTVSKILLEEGVSIARELYLSILVDRERACITIIACQDGGMNIEEVAASTPERIGKIHINPLIGPRSYHINQAREWLNIAQEQARAFSLFIHALYKLFLDYDCSMVEINPLIITEDNQLIALDAKVDTDSNALFRQRELQKMHDPAEDDPAEAEAAKFNLNYIKLSGNVGNMVNGAGLAMATMDIIKRAGAEPANFLDVGGSADAERIENGFRIILADTNVKAILINIFGGILRCDILAQGVVQAAAKVSLQVPVVIRMEGTNVKEGREILAKSGLSLINATDLNDAAEKISTLLTD; this is translated from the coding sequence ATGAAAATCCATGAATACCAAGCCAAGCAGCTGTTCCGTAAATACTCTATCCCCGTACCCGAAGGACTCCTCTGTACGAACCTGCAAGAGGTCAAGACGGCCCTTAAGTCCCTTCAACTCCCCATCGCAGTTAAGGCCCAGATACATGCCGGAGGACGGGGTAAGGGAGGAGGGGTCAAACTTGGCAAAACAGCCACAGAGGTAGTGCAGTACGCCGATGATATCTTGGGAATGTCTCTGGTTACGGCCCAGACGGGGCCCTCGGGCAGGACTGTTTCCAAAATACTCCTTGAAGAAGGCGTCTCCATCGCCCGCGAACTCTATCTCTCCATCCTTGTCGACCGGGAAAGGGCGTGCATCACCATCATTGCCTGCCAGGACGGTGGAATGAATATCGAAGAGGTTGCCGCCTCAACCCCCGAACGAATTGGCAAAATCCATATCAACCCATTAATTGGTCCCCGTTCCTACCATATCAATCAGGCAAGAGAATGGCTGAATATTGCCCAGGAACAGGCCAGAGCTTTTTCCCTCTTTATCCACGCCCTCTATAAACTCTTTCTTGATTACGACTGTTCTATGGTGGAGATCAACCCCCTTATTATCACCGAGGATAATCAGCTCATCGCCCTCGATGCCAAGGTCGACACCGACTCCAACGCCCTCTTTCGCCAGCGGGAACTGCAGAAAATGCACGATCCCGCCGAAGATGATCCAGCAGAGGCAGAGGCCGCCAAGTTCAATCTGAACTATATCAAGCTGAGCGGCAATGTGGGCAATATGGTCAACGGTGCCGGTCTGGCCATGGCCACCATGGATATTATTAAACGGGCGGGAGCGGAACCAGCAAATTTTCTGGATGTGGGAGGGAGCGCCGACGCGGAAAGGATTGAAAACGGTTTTCGCATCATCCTGGCCGACACCAATGTAAAGGCCATTCTTATCAATATTTTTGGCGGAATCCTTCGCTGTGACATCCTCGCCCAGGGCGTGGTGCAGGCCGCCGCCAAGGTATCACTCCAGGTACCTGTCGTTATCCGCATGGAAGGTACCAATGTGAAAGAGGGACGTGAAATTCTGGCCAAGTCAGGACTCTCCCTGATAAATGCCACAGACCTGAACGATGCCGCCGAAAAAATTTCTACCCTACTTACAGATTAA
- the bamA gene encoding outer membrane protein assembly factor BamA, protein MIRYRFQIAKLRHCTFTALFLCIATLVLAQNASANVQKTVILPLKINSVSSSPEMTVAADNALATAQENVAMIPITRVTAENLVNYNGPWPPKTLTIQKIAQGTGYNYVTTGTMTVIGNMLSIDLKTVDSLSPSKPIYFYRHAIEKDQMTTAFEELVGEVLSYTDREHRIAAISPQGNARVDSGAILRKINSKAGDIYDPATLRQDLKAIYAMGYFNDVQVDVKETAKGKTVTFNVVEKPLVSSVLFVGLKELKQEDVQAVANIKEHRIINPAQISAAKEAIISLYESKGFYNCTVKSEISYPAESGGAVVTFNIVEGHKVYVEEISFEGNKNFDAGELEDILETKEKSWLTWLTAAGLLDMEKIKQDGNRLLAYYNNHGFLDAKVGEPQVRQEGDLVYLHFVIAEGPRYRIGLIDFSGDLMIDKKTLAKLVSVRNEPYLNRGLMRDDIMNITDAYSELGYAFASVKPRTRKSAVGNRIDITFDIAKNDLVYIDRITINGNVRTRDNVIRRELRIVEGGLFDSAALRKSNKALQRLGYFKEVNITPEPTSDPSRMNIVVNIKEKPTGSFSIGVGYSTTDGIIVSGKISENNFLGRGDTLSLSGDIGGISSNFNLGYTNPHLNDSELSWGADLFNTEREFDDYDKKRTGAGLRVGYPIWQEWRLFSNYSITDTKLTDIKDNASWIIKNSADINLSSAVKFTLVSDDRDKQFMPTEGSRTSISLKYAGGPLMGDAQFYKVEASTSWYFPAFLGTTYHLKGAAGYAGETETDKLPVYERFYLGGMNSMRGFEYAKMSPVDKLSGDRVGGNMMWYTNVEWIFPISDAQGVNGMTFFDIGQVSGEDLNGSTLNGSSAIETEYNDVKMDVGLGLMWNSPMGPLTITWGYNLDPLDDEDPSVFNFSMGGNF, encoded by the coding sequence ATGATTCGTTACAGGTTTCAAATAGCAAAACTACGCCACTGCACCTTTACGGCACTCTTTTTATGTATTGCCACCCTGGTCCTTGCTCAAAACGCCTCAGCTAATGTCCAAAAAACAGTTATTCTACCCCTAAAAATAAACAGCGTCAGTTCTTCCCCAGAAATGACGGTGGCCGCTGATAATGCCCTGGCAACGGCGCAAGAAAATGTAGCCATGATCCCGATAACAAGGGTTACCGCTGAAAATCTTGTTAATTATAATGGCCCCTGGCCACCAAAAACTCTCACCATACAAAAGATTGCCCAGGGGACAGGATATAACTACGTGACCACGGGAACAATGACAGTCATCGGCAATATGCTCAGTATAGATCTGAAGACAGTCGACAGCCTATCCCCCTCAAAGCCCATCTATTTTTATCGCCATGCCATCGAAAAAGATCAGATGACAACAGCCTTTGAAGAGTTGGTAGGCGAAGTACTCTCCTACACAGACAGAGAGCATCGCATTGCCGCCATCAGCCCCCAAGGCAATGCCCGGGTTGATTCCGGCGCTATTCTAAGAAAAATCAACTCCAAGGCAGGTGACATCTACGATCCTGCCACTCTACGCCAAGACCTTAAGGCTATATACGCCATGGGCTACTTCAATGACGTGCAGGTCGACGTAAAAGAAACCGCCAAGGGTAAGACTGTCACCTTCAATGTGGTTGAAAAGCCGCTGGTCAGCTCAGTGCTCTTTGTCGGCCTCAAGGAACTCAAACAAGAGGACGTCCAGGCAGTTGCCAATATCAAAGAACACCGAATTATCAACCCTGCCCAAATCAGTGCTGCCAAAGAGGCCATTATCAGCCTCTACGAGTCAAAAGGTTTTTATAACTGCACCGTAAAATCAGAGATAAGCTATCCCGCAGAGAGCGGTGGTGCCGTCGTCACCTTCAATATAGTTGAGGGTCACAAGGTATATGTTGAAGAGATCAGCTTCGAGGGCAATAAGAACTTTGACGCAGGTGAGCTTGAGGACATCCTTGAGACAAAGGAGAAGAGCTGGCTCACCTGGCTCACTGCGGCTGGCCTGCTTGACATGGAAAAAATCAAGCAGGATGGCAATCGCCTTCTCGCCTACTACAACAATCACGGATTTCTCGATGCAAAGGTAGGAGAACCACAGGTTCGTCAAGAGGGCGATCTTGTTTATCTCCACTTTGTCATTGCAGAGGGGCCACGCTATCGAATTGGCCTTATCGACTTTTCAGGCGACCTGATGATCGATAAAAAAACCCTGGCTAAACTGGTCAGCGTTCGTAATGAGCCCTACCTCAACAGAGGGCTGATGCGCGACGACATCATGAATATAACCGATGCCTACTCAGAGCTCGGCTATGCCTTTGCCAGTGTTAAACCAAGAACCAGAAAATCTGCGGTGGGTAATCGTATAGATATAACCTTTGATATTGCCAAAAATGATCTGGTCTACATTGACAGAATCACCATCAATGGCAATGTCCGAACCCGCGACAATGTTATTCGCCGGGAATTGCGTATAGTTGAAGGGGGCCTCTTTGACAGTGCAGCCCTGCGAAAATCAAATAAGGCCCTGCAACGCCTCGGCTACTTCAAAGAGGTGAACATCACTCCGGAGCCCACATCGGATCCTTCCCGAATGAATATTGTGGTCAATATTAAAGAGAAACCAACGGGTAGCTTTAGCATCGGCGTAGGCTATAGCACAACGGATGGCATCATTGTTTCAGGTAAGATCTCTGAAAATAACTTTCTTGGCCGTGGTGACACCCTGAGCCTGAGTGGTGATATTGGTGGGATAAGCAGTAACTTCAACCTTGGTTACACCAACCCACATCTCAACGACTCTGAACTCTCCTGGGGTGCTGATCTCTTTAATACCGAAAGAGAATTCGACGATTACGACAAAAAACGCACCGGTGCAGGTCTTCGGGTTGGCTATCCTATTTGGCAAGAATGGCGCCTATTTAGCAATTACAGCATAACCGACACCAAGCTCACCGACATCAAAGATAATGCCTCGTGGATTATCAAAAATTCAGCAGATATTAATCTAAGCAGTGCAGTGAAGTTCACCCTTGTCAGCGATGACCGTGACAAACAGTTTATGCCCACCGAGGGTAGCCGCACCAGCATCAGCCTTAAATATGCCGGTGGCCCTCTGATGGGAGATGCTCAGTTTTATAAGGTTGAGGCCAGTACCAGTTGGTATTTTCCAGCCTTCTTGGGCACCACCTACCACCTTAAAGGGGCAGCAGGATACGCTGGCGAGACAGAGACCGACAAGCTCCCTGTCTACGAGAGATTTTACCTTGGTGGCATGAACAGTATGCGTGGTTTTGAATACGCCAAGATGAGCCCCGTCGACAAACTTTCAGGAGATCGCGTTGGTGGTAATATGATGTGGTACACAAACGTGGAATGGATCTTTCCCATATCCGATGCTCAGGGCGTTAACGGTATGACCTTCTTCGATATAGGCCAGGTTAGTGGCGAAGATCTTAATGGCAGTACCCTCAACGGTAGTTCAGCAATTGAGACAGAGTATAACGATGTCAAAATGGATGTTGGTCTCGGTCTCATGTGGAACTCTCCCATGGGTCCATTGACCATTACCTGGGGTTACAACCTTGACCCACTGGACGATGAAGACCCATCCGTCTTTAACTTTAGCATGGGTGGAAACTTCTAA